From a region of the Deltaproteobacteria bacterium genome:
- a CDS encoding aminotransferase class IV, with product MSARAPVGFVYVNGHVVPAAGARVSVFDRGFLYGDGLFETMRSYRGALFGLSEHLARLRASARWLRIPVPSIDWSRAIERLLRRNDLLDGDAAVRITLTRGPGRPGLLPPAAVTPTVLIVATMIGLEVARAQRRGARVTLLPFARAGATAGHKTLDYVPAILGRMQAQRVNAFEALYVTPRGHVTEGTTSNLFVVRRGALLTPPLDSTAGVLPGVTRRLVMDLARTLTLRVRECRVPVRELLAAEEAFCTSSVVEIVPIVRVDNRPIADGRCGALTRQLQLGYRARVGRAS from the coding sequence GTGTCGGCACGTGCACCGGTCGGTTTTGTCTACGTGAACGGCCACGTCGTACCGGCGGCCGGTGCGCGTGTCAGCGTATTCGACCGCGGCTTCCTTTATGGCGACGGCTTGTTCGAAACCATGCGCTCGTATCGTGGCGCCCTGTTCGGTCTGAGCGAGCATCTTGCCCGACTGCGCGCGAGTGCGCGCTGGCTCCGTATTCCCGTGCCGTCGATCGACTGGTCGCGCGCGATCGAGCGCCTGTTGCGGCGCAATGACTTGCTCGATGGCGATGCCGCCGTGCGCATTACGCTGACGCGCGGACCGGGCCGCCCCGGCCTGCTGCCGCCCGCCGCCGTGACGCCCACGGTGCTGATCGTGGCGACGATGATTGGGCTCGAGGTCGCTCGCGCGCAACGGCGCGGTGCGCGCGTCACGCTGCTTCCGTTCGCGCGCGCCGGCGCGACGGCGGGGCACAAGACGCTCGACTACGTCCCGGCGATTCTCGGTCGCATGCAGGCCCAGCGCGTCAACGCGTTCGAGGCGTTGTACGTCACGCCGCGCGGTCATGTGACCGAAGGCACGACGAGCAACTTGTTTGTCGTGCGCCGCGGCGCGCTGCTCACGCCGCCGCTCGATAGCACCGCCGGGGTTCTACCCGGTGTGACCCGTCGACTTGTGATGGACCTCGCCCGCACACTGACGCTGCGGGTCCGCGAGTGCCGCGTACCGGTGCGCGAGCTGCTGGCCGCTGAGGAAGCCTTCTGTACGTCGTCGGTTGTCGAGATCGTGCCAATCGTTCGCGTCGACAATCGGCCGATCGCTGACGGGCGATGCGGCGCGCTGACACGGCAACTCCAGCTCGGGTATCGGGCGCGCGTCGGTCGGGCGAGCTAA
- the pabB gene encoding aminodeoxychorismate synthase component I, giving the protein MPTQELRLACTPLDLLAGGQSRPFLFDGAGPDSWGSGFAIFGHNPSATLRVDAAGVAQWSDGQQHRDLHSDPLAQLERFCAAHAARTRDAPPLPFAGGLVAMLSYDLKDRIERLPSLARDDQQLPVLDCAAYDWALLYDYRTRSWLLTSAFLSDDALNAVGRAITQQTRVGAPPAAVPTVVTSNFTRAAYVAAVRRALAYIAAGDIYQVNLAQRFMAAAAIRLAPQLFARLQAQHPMPYAAYLDCDDFAVVSNSPECFLQLTPESITTWPIKGTRARGCDNVADVASAQALRASVKDGAEHVMIVDLERNDLGRLCQAGSVTVGSFAAVQSFPTLHHLVSEIHGRLQPGTSFADILRATFPGGSITGAPKIRAMEIIDELEPVRRGVYTGAIGFLDAQGRGTFNIAIRTAVARAGQLTYHAGGAVVADSDPDGEYEETLLKARAFFAACGVSGPA; this is encoded by the coding sequence ATGCCGACGCAAGAACTCCGGCTCGCGTGTACGCCGCTCGATTTGTTGGCGGGCGGGCAGTCGCGGCCGTTTTTGTTTGACGGTGCCGGCCCGGACTCCTGGGGCAGTGGGTTCGCGATCTTCGGCCACAATCCGAGTGCAACCTTGCGTGTCGACGCGGCCGGTGTCGCGCAGTGGTCGGATGGCCAGCAACACCGCGACCTGCACAGCGATCCACTCGCGCAGCTGGAACGCTTTTGCGCCGCGCACGCGGCACGTACCCGTGATGCCCCGCCGTTGCCGTTTGCCGGTGGATTGGTCGCGATGCTGAGCTACGACCTCAAGGATCGCATCGAGCGTCTCCCCAGCCTCGCGCGGGATGATCAGCAGCTCCCGGTGCTCGACTGTGCCGCGTACGACTGGGCCCTGCTATACGACTACCGCACTCGGTCGTGGCTGCTCACGTCGGCATTCCTGAGCGACGACGCGTTGAACGCTGTCGGCCGCGCGATCACGCAGCAGACCCGCGTCGGTGCGCCGCCAGCCGCGGTGCCGACGGTCGTCACTTCGAACTTCACCCGCGCCGCCTACGTGGCGGCAGTGCGTCGCGCGCTCGCCTACATCGCGGCGGGGGATATCTATCAAGTCAACCTCGCGCAGCGGTTCATGGCCGCGGCTGCTATCCGCCTCGCGCCGCAATTGTTCGCGCGCCTGCAGGCGCAGCATCCGATGCCGTACGCCGCCTACCTCGACTGCGACGACTTCGCGGTGGTGAGCAATTCGCCGGAATGCTTTCTCCAACTGACGCCCGAATCGATTACGACATGGCCGATCAAGGGCACGCGCGCGCGCGGTTGCGACAACGTGGCCGACGTGGCGAGCGCGCAGGCGCTGCGGGCGTCGGTCAAAGACGGCGCCGAGCATGTGATGATCGTCGATCTCGAACGCAACGACCTCGGCCGGCTGTGTCAGGCGGGCTCGGTGACGGTTGGATCGTTCGCGGCGGTGCAGTCGTTCCCGACGCTGCATCATCTGGTGTCCGAGATCCACGGCCGGCTGCAACCGGGCACGAGCTTCGCCGACATTCTGCGCGCGACGTTTCCCGGCGGCTCGATCACTGGCGCGCCCAAGATTCGCGCCATGGAAATCATCGATGAGCTCGAACCGGTCCGGCGTGGCGTGTACACCGGCGCGATCGGGTTCCTCGACGCCCAGGGTCGTGGCACGTTCAACATCGCGATCCGCACGGCCGTTGCACGCGCCGGCCAGTTGACCTACCACGCCGGAGGCGCAGTGGTTGCCGACTCCGATCCTGACGGCGAGTACGAAGAGACGCTGCTTAAGGCGCGCGCGTTCTTCGCCGCCTGCGGCGTGAGTGGTCCCGCGTGA
- a CDS encoding serine protease, with protein MNASVKLLERVLPASVHLRVEIPADHPSATILGSERAGSGTVVDASGLVLTAHYLILGAARIEVTLADGTTLIGAVAAHDFASGIALVKVDASQLPAISLTPSATVSPGADIFLVAAGTDNARRVSTGSVMAIEPFDAYWEYCLDHAILSTAVSPGLGGGAMFDALGRMIGVVSLELNQIGRSTLAIPAEHFLDHREELLRHGRRVSRPPRAWAGLFCYSLREHIVIAGILPGTPAEAAGLNAGDVVVTLDGRLIGSRRALYEQLWSHRPGETLACTVIRDGKALHLRVETGNAETFFG; from the coding sequence ATGAACGCGTCGGTCAAATTGCTCGAGCGGGTATTGCCCGCCTCGGTCCATTTGCGCGTGGAGATCCCCGCCGACCATCCGTCGGCGACGATCCTCGGCAGCGAGCGGGCGGGATCGGGCACGGTCGTCGACGCGAGCGGCTTGGTGCTCACCGCGCACTATCTCATCCTCGGCGCCGCGCGCATCGAGGTTACGCTGGCCGACGGGACCACACTCATCGGCGCCGTGGCCGCACATGACTTCGCCAGCGGCATCGCATTGGTGAAGGTCGACGCGAGTCAGTTACCCGCGATCTCCCTCACTCCATCGGCCACCGTGAGCCCAGGCGCCGACATCTTTCTCGTCGCCGCTGGTACCGACAACGCGCGTCGCGTCAGCACGGGCAGCGTGATGGCAATCGAACCGTTCGACGCCTATTGGGAGTACTGTCTCGATCACGCCATTTTGAGCACGGCGGTCAGCCCGGGGCTCGGTGGTGGTGCGATGTTCGATGCCCTTGGTCGCATGATCGGCGTCGTCTCGCTCGAGTTGAATCAGATCGGGCGCAGCACGCTGGCGATTCCCGCGGAGCACTTCCTTGATCACCGCGAAGAACTGCTGCGGCACGGCCGTCGCGTCAGCCGCCCGCCGCGCGCGTGGGCCGGCTTGTTTTGCTACAGCCTGCGCGAGCACATCGTCATCGCCGGCATCTTACCTGGTACACCCGCCGAAGCCGCAGGCCTCAACGCGGGCGATGTCGTGGTTACGCTCGACGGTCGCTTGATTGGTAGCCGGCGCGCGCTCTACGAACAGCTCTGGTCACATCGCCCCGGCGAGACCCTCGCATGTACCGTCATCCGCGACGGCAAAGCGCTACACTTGCGAGTCGAAACGGGCAATGCAGAGACGTTCTTTGGATAG
- the nagA gene encoding N-acetylglucosamine-6-phosphate deacetylase, which translates to METPTTKQDLLLRGGDVVTPAGVLTGVDVRVDDGVITSAGSSLSAANAHVIDARGSLVAPGFIDIHIHGAGGAMVEQGDPDQIDVISRTLARFGTTGFLATIATLAAEPLRAAMRAVATAVGRESGARILGIHLEGPFLNPSRAGAQAVQWMRAPSIEEFDTLQELSGDLIRLVTIAPEIDGAIPFIRALHDRGVVVSAGHSNATAAEMAVAVDAGVTHVTHLFNAMRELHHREPGIAGVALTDDRLSAELICDGHHLSPAVVELALRSKPPLKAVLVSDAVGALGLPDGDYEMFGVTCVVAGGAVRLKAGGQLAGSCLTLDRALRNLRQWQPQRPLADLIHAASWAPARALGLDHQRGTIEAGKQADLVLLTPDLTVRRTWCGGVEVWPGSA; encoded by the coding sequence ATGGAAACTCCAACGACGAAACAGGATCTATTGCTCCGCGGCGGTGATGTCGTCACTCCAGCCGGCGTGCTGACGGGGGTCGATGTGCGTGTCGACGACGGAGTCATCACGAGCGCTGGATCGAGTCTCTCTGCAGCGAACGCGCACGTCATCGATGCGCGCGGGTCGCTCGTGGCGCCTGGGTTCATCGACATTCACATCCATGGAGCCGGTGGTGCGATGGTCGAGCAAGGGGATCCCGATCAGATCGACGTCATCTCCCGCACCCTCGCACGCTTTGGAACGACGGGGTTTCTGGCCACCATTGCTACGTTGGCGGCCGAACCGTTGCGCGCCGCCATGCGTGCCGTGGCCACCGCGGTGGGGCGGGAATCCGGCGCGCGCATTCTTGGCATCCACCTCGAAGGCCCGTTCCTCAATCCAAGTCGAGCTGGCGCGCAAGCCGTGCAATGGATGCGCGCGCCGTCGATCGAGGAGTTCGACACGCTGCAAGAACTCAGCGGCGACCTGATCCGGCTGGTCACTATCGCGCCCGAAATTGATGGCGCGATTCCGTTCATCCGCGCGCTGCACGACCGCGGCGTGGTGGTGTCGGCCGGGCACTCGAACGCGACCGCCGCGGAGATGGCGGTGGCGGTGGACGCCGGAGTCACGCACGTCACGCATCTGTTCAACGCGATGCGCGAACTCCATCACCGCGAGCCCGGCATCGCCGGCGTGGCGTTGACCGACGATCGGCTGTCGGCCGAGCTGATTTGCGACGGCCATCATCTGAGCCCGGCCGTCGTCGAACTCGCGTTGCGCAGCAAGCCGCCGCTGAAAGCCGTGTTGGTCAGCGACGCGGTCGGTGCCCTCGGTCTGCCCGACGGTGACTACGAGATGTTTGGTGTAACTTGCGTCGTGGCGGGCGGGGCCGTGCGGCTCAAGGCCGGTGGTCAACTTGCGGGGAGCTGCCTCACGCTCGATCGTGCGCTGCGCAACCTGCGGCAATGGCAGCCGCAGCGGCCATTGGCCGACCTCATTCACGCCGCGTCGTGGGCACCGGCGCGCGCGCTCGGCCTCGATCATCAGCGAGGAACCATCGAAGCCGGCAAGCAAGCGGATCTGGTGCTGCTCACCCCGGACCTCACCGTGCGGCGCACCTGGTGCGGCGGTGTCGAAGTGTGGCCGGGGTCAGCGTAG
- a CDS encoding SIS domain-containing protein, with protein MTGSERFLDAVIMLLTRLRDSQRAAIAAAADVIAASLRAGGVVHLFGTGHSHMLAEEIFYRAGGLIAVEAMLDPSVVLSGGARRSTVTERTPGAAAEIASRYDLRRGDVGVVISNSGRNPAPIEMAELMKARGLTVIALTNVTHSSAVPPLPPHTLRLFEIADLTLDNGGALGDAAIALANVGNPVGPTSTIAGAALLHAVMISVMERLATAGSPVVNFPSGNVEGADLTAVAVEVERYRDRIRHW; from the coding sequence ATGACCGGCTCTGAGCGCTTCCTCGACGCCGTGATCATGCTGCTCACTCGCCTGCGCGACAGCCAGCGCGCGGCGATCGCGGCGGCGGCGGACGTGATCGCCGCGTCACTCCGGGCAGGCGGTGTCGTCCACCTATTCGGCACCGGTCACTCGCACATGCTCGCCGAAGAGATCTTCTACCGTGCGGGTGGACTCATCGCGGTCGAGGCGATGCTCGATCCGAGCGTCGTCCTCAGCGGCGGCGCGCGGCGCAGCACGGTGACCGAGCGGACTCCGGGTGCCGCCGCCGAGATCGCCAGCCGCTACGATCTGCGCCGTGGGGACGTGGGCGTCGTGATCTCGAACTCGGGACGCAATCCGGCACCGATCGAAATGGCCGAGCTGATGAAGGCGCGTGGTCTGACCGTGATCGCCCTCACCAACGTTACCCACTCGTCAGCGGTCCCGCCGCTGCCGCCGCACACGCTGCGGTTGTTCGAGATCGCCGACCTCACCCTCGACAACGGCGGGGCCCTCGGCGATGCGGCCATTGCTCTCGCCAACGTTGGCAATCCCGTCGGCCCAACGTCGACGATCGCCGGCGCGGCGCTGCTGCATGCGGTGATGATCAGCGTGATGGAACGGCTGGCAACCGCGGGTTCGCCGGTGGTCAATTTTCCGAGCGGCAACGTCGAGGGCGCCGACCTGACCGCGGTGGCGGTCGAGGTCGAGCGGTATCGCGACCGCATTCGGCATTGGTAG
- a CDS encoding neutral/alkaline non-lysosomal ceramidase N-terminal domain-containing protein, translating into MTMLRVGFGQRDITPPLGLPLGGYGARFGGADAVLDRLHARAIVIDDGGAAIAIVALDLVHVFADWTVRVRERITRAYGIASERVLMAATHTHAGPAVFRSGIERDERLATYEHAMIEQVVASVADARQRAKPAVLRFGRAAVAEVAANRREAAMPVDHMVRVLSSHEPNGTLLGVLANFGCHPTVLSAANHAYSGDLLGVAATQAAQTLAAPVVFTNGAAGDVSTRFTRREQTADEVQRLARLLADGVGAAVNDAVEVDLGDTSLGAAVGTVPVRWRALPTRAAAQAEVEAALADLEAAHTRGDDARARRVAAARVEGAQAALWVGSYGGWAVLFGERPPVAQLQALRCGDVSLVAAPGELFSSAGTQLRHALGERVLVIGYANDYLGYFIPEAEAVAGGYEALIAMVDPRDESTICNGLVDVALAAGHLRVTSPQMERENGL; encoded by the coding sequence ATGACGATGCTCCGCGTCGGATTCGGCCAGCGCGACATCACGCCGCCGCTCGGGTTGCCGCTGGGTGGCTACGGGGCACGGTTCGGTGGTGCCGACGCGGTGCTCGATCGCCTGCATGCACGCGCGATCGTCATTGACGACGGCGGCGCAGCGATCGCCATCGTTGCGCTCGATCTCGTCCACGTCTTCGCCGACTGGACGGTGCGCGTGCGCGAACGCATCACGCGGGCCTACGGCATCGCGTCGGAGCGCGTGCTGATGGCTGCCACGCATACGCACGCCGGGCCCGCGGTCTTTCGCTCCGGAATCGAACGCGACGAGCGGCTCGCGACCTACGAGCACGCGATGATCGAGCAAGTGGTCGCGAGTGTCGCTGACGCGCGGCAACGCGCTAAGCCCGCCGTGCTGCGGTTTGGCCGTGCCGCGGTCGCTGAGGTCGCCGCCAACCGTCGCGAGGCTGCAATGCCCGTCGATCACATGGTGCGTGTACTGAGTTCGCATGAACCCAATGGCACGCTGCTCGGTGTGCTCGCCAACTTCGGCTGTCATCCGACCGTACTGTCGGCTGCCAATCACGCCTACTCGGGCGATCTGCTGGGCGTTGCAGCGACGCAGGCGGCGCAAACGCTCGCTGCCCCCGTCGTGTTCACCAACGGCGCCGCCGGCGACGTCAGCACGCGCTTCACGCGCCGCGAGCAAACGGCCGACGAGGTGCAACGCCTCGCCCGCCTGCTGGCGGACGGCGTCGGCGCGGCCGTGAACGACGCCGTTGAAGTGGATCTCGGCGATACGTCGCTCGGAGCCGCGGTCGGCACAGTTCCCGTACGGTGGCGTGCGCTGCCCACCCGTGCAGCCGCGCAGGCAGAGGTGGAGGCGGCACTCGCCGACCTGGAGGCTGCGCACACGCGCGGCGACGATGCGCGCGCCCGGCGCGTCGCCGCGGCTCGCGTCGAAGGTGCGCAAGCGGCACTGTGGGTAGGCAGTTACGGTGGCTGGGCGGTTCTGTTCGGCGAGCGGCCGCCGGTGGCGCAACTGCAAGCGCTGCGCTGTGGAGACGTGTCGCTCGTCGCCGCGCCCGGCGAGTTGTTCAGCAGCGCCGGGACGCAGCTACGGCACGCTCTCGGCGAGCGGGTGCTGGTGATCGGCTATGCCAACGACTACCTCGGCTACTTCATCCCCGAGGCCGAGGCGGTTGCCGGCGGTTACGAGGCGTTAATCGCGATGGTCGATCCGCGCGACGAGTCCACGATTTGTAACGGACTGGTCGACGTTGCACTGGCTGCTGGCCACCTTCGCGTCACCTCTCCGCAGATGGAGCGGGAGAACGGTTTATGA
- a CDS encoding carboxymuconolactone decarboxylase family protein → MARIPYVDTATASAEVQAIFNRLEHAAVPVFGRPFVLNVMRALAHAPVLLRRVSSLGNAMLNDLTLDPQLRELAVLQLFRINRCDYGFQQHVTIGKAVGLNDKQIANVGAYRTYPYYAEIERLALEYAEVVTRDVAVPEELFARIRHQFSDQQIVELTMVIAYWNMMSRFLMPLQVEIERAD, encoded by the coding sequence ATGGCCCGCATTCCATACGTGGACACAGCGACTGCCTCCGCCGAGGTGCAGGCGATCTTCAACCGGTTGGAGCACGCGGCGGTGCCGGTGTTCGGGCGGCCTTTCGTGCTCAACGTGATGCGCGCGCTGGCCCACGCCCCGGTGCTGCTGCGTCGAGTCAGTTCACTCGGCAACGCCATGCTGAACGATCTCACCCTCGATCCGCAACTGCGCGAGCTCGCCGTCCTGCAACTCTTTCGCATCAACCGATGCGACTACGGCTTTCAGCAACACGTCACCATCGGCAAAGCGGTCGGCTTGAACGACAAGCAAATCGCCAACGTCGGTGCCTACCGCACGTATCCCTACTACGCCGAGATCGAGCGGCTGGCGTTGGAATACGCCGAGGTGGTGACGCGCGACGTCGCCGTGCCTGAGGAACTCTTCGCCCGTATCCGGCATCAGTTCAGCGATCAGCAGATCGTCGAGCTGACGATGGTGATCGCCTACTGGAACATGATGAGTCGTTTCCTGATGCCGCTGCAGGTGGAGATCGAGCGCGCGGATTGA
- the rlmD gene encoding 23S rRNA (uracil(1939)-C(5))-methyltransferase RlmD, with amino-acid sequence MRLEKPCPHFPDCVGCTLIGNPYGVQLERKRETVRAALASHATLCAIDVPEVVGSPKAFGYRNQAKLVVRAGQQGLLIGIYRPGSHEVVDIRRCPVHHPLVTEVLARVAAEIERRALSIYDERTQRGLLRYVIVRVSTWTKRAQVILVTRERALPDGAGLKRALRRIHGVASVVQNVNPDPGNVILGPTFVRLDGDLDLVERVGFLKLKSSAGAFLQANISVARKIYERVLEWAAPQADDTVADLYCGVGATSFHLATAARHVEGIEASPVAVLDAKMNTRLNGFHNVRFHTGEAGIVLPDVAARLGQIDLVTLNPPRKGADEATRRAIVACAPRRIVYVSCDPTTLARDLDWFAANHYGTTKLQPYDMLPQTEHVECVALLEKEV; translated from the coding sequence ATGCGTCTGGAGAAACCGTGCCCGCACTTTCCAGACTGTGTCGGCTGCACGCTGATCGGCAACCCGTACGGTGTCCAACTGGAGCGCAAGCGTGAAACCGTACGCGCTGCGCTCGCGTCGCATGCCACGCTGTGCGCGATCGATGTGCCCGAAGTCGTCGGCTCGCCCAAGGCGTTCGGCTATCGCAATCAGGCCAAGCTGGTGGTGCGCGCGGGTCAGCAGGGCTTGCTGATCGGGATCTACCGCCCCGGCTCGCACGAGGTCGTCGACATTCGCCGTTGCCCGGTGCACCATCCGCTCGTCACCGAGGTGCTCGCGCGAGTCGCGGCGGAGATCGAGCGGCGCGCGCTGTCGATCTACGACGAACGGACGCAGCGCGGGCTGCTGCGTTACGTGATCGTACGCGTCAGCACCTGGACCAAGCGCGCGCAAGTGATCTTGGTGACGCGCGAGCGCGCGCTGCCCGATGGAGCGGGACTGAAACGCGCGCTGCGCCGCATTCACGGCGTGGCCAGTGTGGTGCAGAACGTCAACCCGGATCCGGGTAACGTGATCCTCGGCCCGACGTTTGTACGGCTCGACGGCGATCTCGATCTGGTGGAGCGGGTCGGCTTCTTGAAGCTGAAGAGTAGCGCCGGTGCGTTCTTGCAGGCGAACATTTCGGTTGCCCGCAAGATCTACGAGCGGGTGCTCGAATGGGCGGCGCCGCAGGCGGACGATACGGTGGCCGACCTCTACTGCGGCGTCGGCGCGACCAGCTTCCATCTGGCGACCGCTGCGCGTCACGTCGAAGGCATCGAAGCCTCTCCGGTGGCCGTGCTCGACGCCAAGATGAACACGCGCCTCAACGGCTTTCACAACGTGCGTTTCCACACGGGTGAAGCGGGGATCGTGCTGCCGGACGTGGCTGCGCGCTTAGGCCAGATCGATCTGGTCACCCTCAATCCACCGCGCAAGGGCGCCGACGAGGCCACCCGCCGCGCGATCGTTGCGTGCGCTCCCCGCCGCATCGTCTACGTGTCGTGCGATCCGACGACGCTGGCGCGGGACCTCGATTGGTTCGCGGCGAACCACTACGGCACGACCAAGCTTCAGCCCTACGACATGCTCCCGCAAACCGAGCACGTCGAATGCGTCGCGTTGCTGGAGAAAGAAGTCTAG
- a CDS encoding prepilin-type N-terminal cleavage/methylation domain-containing protein, with translation MQGGITLNFRNARRQAGFSLIELMVVVAIVGILAKMSVLSYSVMRQRAFDRAALSDVLNAGKALEGLDSKATFSTTVIGPANIPNLPGPRVSAGTTLTVTRQLTKNAYVVTAKGSNKRGTLTFTFQNNRLTASSGKL, from the coding sequence ATGCAGGGCGGCATCACATTGAACTTTCGCAATGCTCGTCGACAGGCGGGCTTCTCACTGATTGAACTGATGGTGGTCGTCGCCATTGTCGGCATTCTCGCCAAGATGAGCGTGCTCAGCTACAGCGTCATGCGCCAGCGCGCGTTCGACCGCGCGGCGCTGAGCGATGTGCTGAATGCCGGTAAAGCGCTCGAAGGATTGGACAGCAAGGCCACGTTCAGCACCACCGTCATCGGTCCCGCCAACATTCCGAACCTGCCGGGTCCGCGCGTCTCGGCGGGCACCACGCTCACGGTCACGCGCCAACTGACCAAGAACGCTTACGTCGTGACCGCGAAGGGCTCGAACAAACGTGGGACGCTGACGTTCACCTTCCAAAACAACCGGCTCACGGCGAGCAGTGGCAAGCTGTGA
- a CDS encoding PIN domain-containing protein, whose protein sequence is MRPSTPSVAAPARVLVDSGAWIALVRAKDQYHASAEQMFRDAIRHRIRLVTTNLILAEVQRFILFHVGIQPALHVLDRIEASPLLTIEFTTAAHHAAARKWLAQFPDQRISYTDAVSFAVMRAMRCTTAMGFDHDFELAGFALWRPGDARG, encoded by the coding sequence GTGCGCCCATCTACCCCAAGCGTCGCCGCCCCCGCACGCGTCCTCGTCGATAGCGGGGCCTGGATCGCGCTGGTCCGCGCCAAGGATCAGTATCACGCGAGTGCCGAGCAGATGTTCCGCGATGCGATCCGCCACCGTATCCGGCTGGTGACGACCAACCTGATCCTCGCCGAGGTGCAGCGATTCATCCTCTTCCACGTCGGCATTCAGCCGGCGTTGCACGTGCTTGATCGCATTGAGGCCAGTCCGCTGTTGACGATCGAGTTTACAACCGCGGCGCACCATGCCGCCGCGCGCAAGTGGCTCGCGCAGTTCCCTGATCAGCGCATCAGCTACACCGACGCCGTCAGTTTCGCCGTGATGCGTGCGATGCGTTGCACGACCGCGATGGGCTTCGATCACGATTTCGAACTGGCCGGCTTCGCGCTGTGGCGGCCGGGTGATGCGAGAGGCTGA
- a CDS encoding ribbon-helix-helix protein, CopG family — protein sequence MKPLQVYVDETDLKQLEAWARERQWTKSQAIRAAIRALTRSGTKKIDPLLEMSGMIIDDLPADASEKFDHYLQNTFVAERAPIYPKRRRPRTRPRR from the coding sequence ATGAAGCCGTTGCAAGTCTATGTTGACGAAACCGACCTCAAGCAGCTGGAGGCATGGGCGCGCGAACGTCAATGGACCAAGTCGCAAGCGATTCGTGCGGCGATCCGCGCGCTGACCCGATCTGGAACCAAGAAAATCGACCCGCTCCTCGAGATGAGCGGCATGATCATCGATGACCTGCCAGCGGACGCCAGCGAAAAATTTGATCACTATCTCCAAAACACCTTTGTGGCTGAACGTGCGCCCATCTACCCCAAGCGTCGCCGCCCCCGCACGCGTCCTCGTCGATAG
- a CDS encoding TVP38/TMEM64 family protein, which yields MPGPSRMPASVRFALFLGLVAATGGFALWRARHGMPLTPEAVRAAVASWGPLAPLIFIGAWSLRPLLFFPTILLFVGGGLAFGSLWGTLYSVIGGTLGGVLTFALARTLGREFVQARIQDRFPQLHEERWGPGLVFILNLIPIVPITAINYGAGLSRIGVGEFTLAVIAGLTPRAFAYSFFGSRILNARSLDFAGAIALLVALVVVPTLLRKRFLAGSE from the coding sequence ATGCCCGGTCCTTCGCGCATGCCCGCCAGCGTTCGCTTCGCGCTATTTCTCGGCCTCGTGGCCGCCACGGGCGGGTTCGCGCTGTGGCGCGCGCGTCACGGCATGCCGCTTACGCCGGAAGCGGTGCGCGCTGCGGTGGCCAGTTGGGGCCCGCTGGCACCGCTGATCTTCATCGGCGCGTGGTCCCTGCGGCCGCTGCTGTTCTTCCCGACCATCCTGCTGTTTGTCGGTGGCGGACTCGCCTTCGGTTCGTTGTGGGGAACGCTCTACTCGGTGATCGGTGGCACGCTCGGCGGGGTATTGACCTTTGCGCTGGCGCGCACGCTCGGGCGCGAGTTCGTGCAAGCGCGCATCCAAGACCGTTTTCCGCAATTGCACGAGGAGCGCTGGGGTCCTGGACTCGTCTTCATCCTCAACTTGATTCCGATCGTGCCGATCACCGCGATCAACTACGGGGCCGGCTTGTCGCGCATTGGTGTGGGCGAGTTCACGCTCGCGGTGATCGCTGGCTTGACGCCGCGTGCCTTTGCCTACAGTTTCTTCGGCAGCCGCATTCTCAACGCCCGCTCGCTCGACTTCGCCGGGGCGATCGCGCTGTTGGTCGCGCTGGTGGTGGTGCCGACGTTACTTCGCAAGCGGTTCTTGGCGGGCAGTGAGTAA